Proteins from one Bradyrhizobium amphicarpaeae genomic window:
- a CDS encoding cupin domain-containing protein — translation MTALEKGITANGTGYGGKSWNILGQVYFPKAVTDSTFAFETNSDPGQFVPVHIHPTQDEFILVQEGTLDLKLDGKWVKAHAGDLVRLPRGIPHGYFNKSDKPARALFWVSPMQKLEALFEQLHNLTDPAEVVRISALHEVDFLPPEAND, via the coding sequence ATGACTGCACTCGAAAAAGGCATTACCGCTAACGGCACGGGCTATGGCGGCAAGAGCTGGAACATTCTGGGCCAGGTCTATTTCCCCAAGGCTGTCACCGACTCCACCTTCGCGTTCGAGACCAACAGCGATCCCGGCCAGTTCGTGCCGGTGCACATCCATCCGACCCAGGACGAGTTCATCCTGGTGCAGGAAGGCACGCTCGACCTCAAGCTCGACGGCAAATGGGTCAAGGCTCACGCCGGCGATCTCGTGCGCCTGCCGCGCGGTATTCCGCACGGCTATTTCAACAAGTCCGACAAGCCGGCCCGCGCGCTGTTCTGGGTCTCGCCGATGCAGAAGCTGGAGGCGCTGTTCGAGCAGCTGCACAATCTGACCGACCCTGCCGAGGTCGTGCGCATCTCGGCGCTGCACGAGGTCGACTTCCTGCCGCCCGAGGCCAACGACTAG
- a CDS encoding outer membrane protein encodes MKKTMLAGAAVAALALSTHADAADMAARPYVKAPPAVAALYDWSGFYIGGNGGYGTSRNCWDFVSFAGVPATASEGCHDADGAVAGGQIGYRWQSASWVFGLEAQGDWADLNGSRVSSPAFVFAPGDLTINSRVRAFGLFTGQVGWAWNNVLLYAKGGAAVVDSRYTHTFTATNALINSSSDTRWGATVGAGVEYGFAPNWSVGVEYDHIFLDRRTLGFAAAPAGVATTNSIGQDLDIVTARINYRFGGPGLSRY; translated from the coding sequence ATGAAAAAAACAATGCTTGCCGGTGCCGCAGTGGCGGCACTGGCGTTGAGTACCCATGCTGACGCCGCTGATATGGCGGCAAGGCCCTACGTTAAAGCGCCGCCCGCGGTCGCAGCGCTTTACGATTGGAGCGGCTTCTACATCGGCGGCAACGGCGGATACGGCACCAGCCGCAACTGCTGGGACTTCGTGAGCTTCGCAGGCGTTCCCGCTACGGCAAGCGAGGGATGTCACGATGCAGACGGCGCCGTCGCGGGCGGTCAGATCGGATATCGCTGGCAGTCGGCGTCCTGGGTGTTCGGATTGGAGGCGCAGGGTGATTGGGCCGACTTGAACGGATCGCGGGTGTCGTCGCCTGCCTTCGTGTTCGCGCCGGGCGACCTCACCATCAATTCCCGGGTGCGTGCCTTCGGTCTTTTCACGGGCCAAGTCGGTTGGGCTTGGAACAACGTGCTGCTATATGCGAAGGGCGGCGCGGCCGTGGTGGATAGCCGCTACACCCACACCTTCACGGCGACCAATGCGTTGATCAACAGCAGCAGCGATACGCGGTGGGGAGCTACCGTCGGCGCCGGCGTGGAGTACGGTTTCGCTCCCAATTGGTCGGTGGGCGTGGAATATGATCACATCTTCCTCGATCGTCGGACTCTAGGCTTTGCGGCCGCCCCTGCGGGGGTTGCCACGACCAACAGCATTGGTCAGGACCTGGATATCGTCACTGCGCGCATCAACTATCGCTTCGGCGGGCCGGGCTTGTCGCGTTACTGA
- a CDS encoding flavin-containing monooxygenase has product MVSPKHVCVIGAGVSGLAAAKAFSSRGHRVTIVERSGDLGGVWEPARSYPDVQTQSPKELYRYTDRAMPEAYPEWPTGPQVHAYLADYAKSFGLDRMLRLGTEVADMARRADRRPGWTLALKDKDGASASEDFDFVAVCTGQFNEPRELHCPGEDGFRAQGGQILHSSKYGDPVLAKGRRIAVLGGSKSATDIAVNAVKSGAREVTIVMREPVWRIPYFIGGLVNFKRILYIRAQEEMFPGWGISAMTRLAHRIAAPLVWANWRGLESLLKAQLKLGRCNMVPKERIEDGVNCSVPIATPGFYPMVADGRIKAVFGTFDHYDGDSIVMSGGERVGADVAVLAIGYKLGVPFLPEAYRKKLVDADGQYRLYRLIANPDLPELGFVGFNSSFCTVLCADLAANWLVRYADGQLANQPTEQQMRDNIEMMLHFKRVERPAAGVYGGLCVAPYHYRHFDELMADIGAKNQKRGGLAGHFQPPDADAYATFLATAPEYRAA; this is encoded by the coding sequence ATGGTCAGCCCCAAGCATGTCTGCGTGATCGGCGCCGGCGTCTCCGGCCTTGCTGCCGCCAAGGCGTTCTCCAGCCGCGGCCATCGCGTCACCATCGTCGAGCGCAGTGGCGATCTCGGCGGCGTCTGGGAGCCGGCGCGCTCCTATCCCGACGTACAGACCCAGAGCCCGAAGGAACTCTACCGCTACACCGACCGCGCCATGCCGGAGGCCTATCCGGAATGGCCGACCGGGCCGCAGGTTCATGCCTATCTCGCCGACTACGCCAAGAGCTTTGGTCTCGACCGTATGCTGCGCCTCGGCACCGAAGTTGCCGACATGGCGCGGCGTGCCGACCGCAGGCCAGGCTGGACGCTCGCGCTGAAGGACAAGGACGGCGCGAGCGCGAGCGAGGATTTCGATTTCGTCGCGGTCTGCACTGGCCAGTTCAACGAGCCGCGCGAGCTGCATTGCCCGGGCGAGGACGGCTTCCGCGCGCAGGGCGGCCAGATCCTGCACTCATCGAAATACGGCGATCCCGTGCTGGCGAAGGGACGCCGCATCGCCGTGCTCGGCGGCTCGAAATCGGCGACCGACATCGCGGTCAACGCGGTGAAATCGGGCGCGCGCGAGGTGACCATCGTGATGCGCGAGCCGGTCTGGCGCATCCCCTATTTCATCGGCGGCCTCGTGAATTTCAAGCGCATCCTCTACATCCGCGCGCAGGAGGAGATGTTTCCGGGCTGGGGCATCAGTGCGATGACACGGCTCGCGCACCGCATCGCGGCGCCGCTGGTGTGGGCGAACTGGCGCGGGCTGGAGAGCCTGCTGAAGGCGCAGCTCAAGCTTGGCCGCTGCAACATGGTGCCGAAGGAGCGGATCGAGGACGGCGTCAACTGCTCGGTGCCGATCGCAACGCCCGGCTTCTATCCGATGGTCGCCGACGGCCGCATCAAGGCCGTGTTCGGCACGTTCGATCATTATGACGGCGACAGCATCGTCATGAGCGGGGGCGAGCGCGTGGGCGCGGATGTCGCGGTGCTCGCGATCGGCTACAAGCTCGGCGTGCCGTTCCTGCCGGAGGCCTACAGGAAGAAGCTGGTCGACGCCGACGGGCAGTACCGGCTCTACCGCCTGATCGCAAATCCTGATCTGCCCGAGCTCGGCTTCGTCGGCTTCAACTCATCGTTCTGCACCGTGCTCTGCGCCGACCTCGCCGCCAACTGGCTGGTGCGTTACGCCGACGGTCAGCTCGCCAACCAGCCGACGGAGCAGCAGATGCGCGACAACATCGAGATGATGCTGCACTTCAAGCGCGTCGAGCGGCCGGCCGCAGGCGTCTATGGCGGCCTCTGTGTCGCGCCCTATCACTACCGCCATTTCGACGAGCTGATGGCCGACATCGGCGCGAAGAACCAGAAGCGCGGCGGGCTCGCGGGGCACTTCCAGCCGCCGGACGCGGATGCCTATGCGACATTCCTGGCGACGGCGCCGGAATACCGGGCAGCATAA
- a CDS encoding transporter substrate-binding domain-containing protein — translation MPAPLGSAIAGLALAAMLAMPALADGLKGDIAPTGRLRVAIAISPAGGAFWSTRTGTGYAGVPVDLGKAMAAQLGVPVEYVAHQNSGQITDAAGKGTWDVTWLPKDPERETKMLFGPIYEVADATYIVKSGSAVTDFATLDQPGIKVAAVNATTTMRGAIAHLKHAKVTGYQTYDEIFGLLKSGEIDAFALSRDQLNKMALKIPGTKVLDETFKKTVTAVAVPLGHKEALAFVAKFMTDATTNGTLRKAYDDNGLKDSPIRTE, via the coding sequence ATGCCAGCGCCCCTCGGGTCGGCCATCGCCGGCCTCGCTCTCGCCGCGATGCTCGCCATGCCCGCGCTAGCCGATGGCTTGAAGGGCGATATCGCGCCGACCGGCAGACTGCGGGTCGCGATCGCCATCAGCCCCGCGGGCGGGGCGTTTTGGTCGACCAGGACCGGCACCGGCTATGCCGGCGTGCCCGTCGATCTCGGCAAGGCGATGGCCGCCCAGCTCGGCGTCCCCGTCGAATATGTCGCGCACCAGAATTCCGGGCAGATCACCGATGCGGCCGGCAAGGGGACATGGGACGTGACTTGGCTGCCCAAGGATCCCGAGCGCGAGACGAAGATGCTGTTCGGCCCGATCTACGAGGTCGCCGACGCCACCTACATCGTCAAATCAGGCTCGGCGGTCACCGACTTTGCAACGCTCGACCAGCCCGGCATCAAGGTCGCCGCCGTCAACGCCACGACCACCATGCGCGGCGCCATCGCGCATCTGAAGCACGCCAAGGTCACCGGCTATCAGACCTATGACGAGATCTTCGGGCTGCTCAAGAGCGGCGAGATCGACGCCTTCGCCCTGTCGCGCGACCAGCTCAACAAGATGGCGTTGAAGATTCCGGGGACAAAGGTGCTGGACGAGACGTTCAAGAAGACGGTGACCGCCGTCGCCGTACCGCTGGGCCACAAGGAGGCGCTGGCTTTTGTCGCCAAGTTCATGACGGACGCGACGACCAACGGCACGCTGCGCAAAGCCTATGACGACAACGGCTTGAAGGATTCGCCGATCCGGACGGAGTAG
- a CDS encoding efflux RND transporter permease subunit: MISKFFIERPVLSNVIALLMILIGGVALFNLAIAQYPDVVPPTVQVTTRYPGASAKTVIDTVALPIEQQVNGVEDMLYMQSYSASDGTYTLTVTFKIGTDLNFAQVLVQNRVSSALSQLPASVQNQGVTVQKKSTSILLFVTLTSPDKTFDSLYLSNYATINIRDELSRLPGVGNVTVFGAGQYSMRIWLDPNKLQARGLVPQDVIQAIQQQSQQVSAGQIGAPPTPPGQAFQYTLNVNGRLDDTSQFENIIVKTGSSGDVTRVRDVGWVELGAQTYSQIFSLNKQPAVGIGVFQSPGANALQVEQAVEKKMVELAKRFPEGMKYDTPFDTTKFVEASVHEVYMTLIEAGLLVLVVILVFLQDWRAMLVPATTVPVTIIGAFAAMAALGFTINMSTLFAIVLAIGIVVDDAIVVVEGAAHNIEQGMNGHDAAIKAMDQLFAPIVGITLVLISVFLPASFLAGLTGRIYSQFALVIAATALLSAINAATLKPTQCALWLRPTVPPGQRNFFYRGFNNVYNRVERGYTRLITFLVKHATVSVAFALLVIGASGYGLSRVPTGFLPIEDQGYLIAAIQLPDGAALERTQKVLDRASEIIKETPGVAQVITIAGISALDSSASLANAGVAYIILKDWDARKGSGEDLRSLVYGLNDKLATIMEARTIVLPPPPIQGIGNAAGFSMQVELRDGNSDFAKLQAITGAMVSNGQSQSALQRVQSSFRSSVPQFNVEIDRVKTQTLHVTTDQVFSALSTYLGSSYVNQFNKFGRVFQVYTQADPAFRVTERDIANMQVRNSNGDMIPIGTVAKITPATGPSLISLYNLYPSSTVIGLPAQGYSSGQSLKLMEEIADKTLPPGTGYEWTAMSYQEKAVSNQIYWVFGLAMLLVYLVLAGQYESWYAPISVILAVPLSLLGPMLILNALKIDNNLYCQIGLILLIALSAKNAILIVEVGLELHGRDGKPVLEAAIEAARARFRPILMTSFAFILGVVPLVLATGAGASARKSIGITVFSGMLASTCLAVLFVPAFFVVVQRFENWRAGKKAPKAVAVVKP; this comes from the coding sequence ATGATCTCAAAGTTCTTCATCGAGCGGCCGGTCCTCTCGAACGTCATCGCGCTCCTGATGATCCTGATCGGCGGCGTCGCGCTGTTCAATCTCGCGATCGCGCAATATCCTGATGTGGTGCCGCCGACGGTGCAGGTCACCACGCGCTATCCCGGCGCCAGCGCCAAGACCGTGATCGACACGGTGGCGCTGCCGATCGAGCAACAGGTCAACGGCGTCGAGGACATGCTCTACATGCAGTCCTACAGCGCCTCCGACGGCACCTATACGCTGACCGTGACGTTCAAGATCGGCACCGACCTCAACTTCGCGCAGGTGCTGGTGCAGAACCGCGTCTCCAGCGCGCTGTCGCAACTGCCGGCGTCCGTGCAGAACCAGGGCGTCACCGTCCAGAAGAAGTCGACCTCGATCCTGCTGTTCGTGACGCTGACCTCGCCGGACAAGACCTTCGACAGTCTCTATTTGAGCAACTACGCCACCATCAACATCCGTGACGAACTCTCGCGCCTGCCCGGCGTCGGCAACGTCACGGTGTTCGGCGCCGGCCAATACTCGATGCGGATCTGGCTCGACCCGAACAAGCTGCAGGCGCGCGGATTGGTGCCGCAGGACGTCATCCAGGCGATCCAGCAGCAGAGCCAGCAGGTCTCCGCCGGACAGATCGGCGCACCGCCGACGCCGCCGGGCCAGGCGTTCCAGTACACGCTCAACGTCAACGGCCGGCTCGACGACACAAGCCAGTTCGAGAACATCATCGTCAAGACCGGCAGCAGCGGCGACGTCACGCGCGTGCGCGACGTCGGCTGGGTCGAACTCGGCGCGCAGACCTACAGCCAGATCTTCTCGCTGAACAAGCAGCCCGCCGTCGGCATCGGCGTATTCCAGTCGCCCGGCGCCAACGCGCTGCAAGTCGAGCAGGCCGTCGAGAAGAAGATGGTGGAGCTCGCCAAGCGCTTCCCCGAAGGCATGAAGTACGACACCCCGTTCGACACCACGAAATTCGTCGAGGCCTCGGTGCACGAGGTCTACATGACGCTGATCGAGGCCGGCCTGCTGGTGCTGGTCGTGATCCTGGTGTTCCTGCAGGACTGGCGCGCGATGCTGGTGCCGGCGACCACGGTGCCCGTCACCATCATCGGCGCTTTCGCGGCAATGGCGGCGCTCGGCTTCACCATCAACATGTCGACGCTATTTGCGATCGTGCTGGCGATCGGCATCGTGGTCGACGACGCCATCGTCGTGGTCGAAGGCGCCGCCCACAACATCGAGCAGGGGATGAACGGCCACGACGCCGCGATCAAGGCGATGGACCAGCTGTTCGCGCCGATCGTCGGCATCACGCTGGTGCTGATCTCGGTGTTCCTTCCGGCCTCGTTTCTGGCCGGTCTCACCGGGCGCATCTATTCGCAATTCGCGCTGGTGATCGCGGCGACCGCGCTGCTGTCCGCCATCAACGCGGCGACCCTGAAGCCGACGCAATGCGCGCTGTGGCTGCGGCCGACCGTGCCGCCGGGGCAGCGCAACTTCTTCTATCGTGGCTTCAACAACGTCTATAACAGGGTCGAGCGCGGCTACACCCGGCTGATCACCTTCCTGGTGAAACACGCCACCGTGTCGGTCGCATTCGCGCTGCTGGTGATCGGGGCCAGCGGCTATGGCCTGTCGCGGGTGCCGACCGGCTTCCTGCCGATCGAGGACCAGGGCTATCTGATCGCCGCGATCCAGCTGCCCGACGGCGCCGCGCTGGAGCGGACCCAGAAGGTGCTCGACCGGGCCAGCGAGATCATCAAGGAGACGCCCGGCGTGGCGCAGGTCATCACCATCGCCGGCATCTCCGCGCTCGACAGCAGCGCGAGCCTTGCCAATGCCGGCGTCGCCTACATCATCCTGAAGGACTGGGACGCCCGCAAAGGGTCCGGCGAGGATCTGCGCTCGCTGGTCTACGGCCTCAACGACAAGCTCGCGACCATCATGGAGGCCCGTACCATCGTGCTGCCGCCGCCGCCGATCCAGGGCATCGGCAACGCCGCCGGCTTCTCGATGCAGGTCGAGCTGCGCGACGGCAACAGCGATTTCGCCAAGCTGCAGGCCATCACCGGCGCGATGGTCTCAAACGGCCAGAGCCAGAGCGCGCTGCAGCGCGTGCAGTCCTCGTTCCGCTCCTCGGTGCCGCAGTTCAATGTCGAGATCGACCGCGTCAAGACCCAGACGCTGCACGTGACCACCGACCAGGTGTTCTCGGCGCTGTCGACCTATCTCGGTTCGTCCTATGTCAACCAGTTCAACAAGTTCGGCCGCGTGTTCCAGGTCTACACCCAAGCCGATCCCGCCTTCCGCGTCACCGAGCGCGACATCGCCAACATGCAGGTACGCAACTCGAACGGCGACATGATCCCGATCGGCACCGTCGCCAAGATCACGCCGGCCACGGGGCCGTCGCTGATCAGCCTCTACAATCTCTATCCGTCCTCGACCGTGATCGGCCTGCCGGCGCAGGGCTATTCCTCCGGCCAGTCGCTGAAGCTGATGGAGGAGATCGCCGACAAGACGCTGCCGCCGGGCACCGGCTACGAATGGACCGCGATGTCGTATCAGGAGAAGGCGGTCTCGAACCAGATCTACTGGGTGTTCGGGCTCGCCATGCTGCTGGTCTATCTCGTGCTCGCCGGACAGTATGAGAGCTGGTACGCGCCGATCTCGGTGATCCTCGCGGTGCCCCTGTCGCTGCTCGGGCCGATGCTGATCCTCAACGCGCTCAAGATCGACAATAATCTCTACTGCCAGATCGGCCTGATCCTGCTGATCGCGCTGTCCGCCAAGAACGCCATCCTGATCGTCGAGGTCGGTCTCGAGCTGCACGGCCGCGACGGCAAGCCGGTGCTGGAGGCCGCGATCGAGGCCGCCCGCGCCCGCTTCAGGCCGATCCTGATGACGTCGTTCGCCTTCATCCTCGGCGTGGTGCCGCTGGTGCTCGCCACCGGCGCCGGCGCCAGCGCCCGCAAGTCGATCGGCATCACGGTGTTCTCCGGCATGCTGGCTTCCACATGCCTTGCGGTGCTGTTCGTGCCGGCGTTCTTCGTGGTGGTGCAGCGCTTCGAGAACTGGCGGGCGGGCAAGAAGGCGCCGAAGGCGGTGGCGGTGGTGAAGCCTTAG
- a CDS encoding cation:proton antiporter → MPWRLLRSAGLVLAALALTTIAAGAETGKAAGPSEFLLVAQIILLIAVGRGLGEIMQRIGQPSVIGELLAGIILGPSLFGWIWPEAQAAIFPKTPEQKAMIDGIAQVGILLLLLLTGMETDLKLVKKVGKAAITISIAGILVPFACGFALGEFLPDSLLPNPQARLVASLFMGTALSISSVKIVAVVVREMNFMRRNVGQIIVATAVIDDTIGWIIIAVIFSLAAQGALDIASVAKAVLGTLVFLAVSFTIGRRLVFQLIRWANDNLVSTAPVITVILLLMCAMAMITHAIGVHTVLGAFVAGILVGESPILTRQIDERLRGLISSFFMPVFFGLAGLAADLSVLRDPNLLMLTGLLVVIASVGKFGGAFVGGTLGGLTRQESLALASGMNARGSTEVIIATIGLSIGVLSQNLFTMIVTMAIVTTMAMPPMLRAALARLPMNKEEKERLEREEFEKRGFVANLERPLLAVDESVNATFAAHIAGLIAGMRGLPITVLHIGRNAKQQEKGRDAEESHEAVVKKAAETVSANAEDDTGSVDIVTRARRTELGETIAEEARKGFDLMVVGIDKVIADKDRFDRKIDDIAAKFEGPLAVVAAKGKHLKQPNPDALNILVPVSGSAISKRGAEVAVALAQAGSGSLRVIYVATTRDKGAQRGTSRGLGQETGILKDASDLAARYEVDITTTLRVNRAPEAAILREIETTDVDLVVMGVDRIQGDHLSFGGVADAVLRQAKVSVLLVSSGEARQAGAEKG, encoded by the coding sequence ATGCCATGGCGCCTGCTCCGTTCGGCTGGGCTCGTTCTCGCGGCGCTTGCACTCACGACCATCGCGGCCGGTGCTGAAACAGGCAAGGCGGCCGGCCCGTCCGAATTCCTGCTTGTGGCCCAGATCATCCTGCTGATTGCGGTCGGCCGCGGTCTCGGGGAGATCATGCAGCGGATCGGGCAGCCCTCGGTGATCGGAGAACTGCTCGCCGGAATCATCCTGGGGCCGTCGCTGTTCGGCTGGATCTGGCCGGAGGCGCAAGCCGCGATCTTCCCGAAGACGCCCGAGCAGAAGGCGATGATCGACGGCATCGCGCAAGTGGGCATCCTGTTGCTCCTGCTGCTGACGGGCATGGAGACCGACCTCAAGCTGGTGAAGAAAGTCGGCAAGGCGGCGATCACGATCTCGATCGCGGGCATCCTCGTGCCCTTTGCCTGCGGCTTCGCGCTCGGCGAATTCCTGCCCGACTCGCTGTTGCCGAACCCGCAAGCCCGCCTGGTGGCCTCGCTGTTCATGGGCACCGCGCTGTCGATCTCCTCGGTGAAGATCGTGGCCGTGGTGGTGCGCGAGATGAACTTCATGCGCCGCAATGTCGGCCAGATCATCGTCGCGACCGCCGTGATCGACGACACCATCGGCTGGATCATCATCGCCGTCATCTTCAGCCTCGCCGCGCAAGGCGCGCTGGACATCGCCTCGGTGGCGAAGGCGGTGCTCGGCACGCTCGTCTTCCTCGCCGTCAGCTTCACGATCGGCCGCCGCCTGGTGTTCCAGTTGATCCGCTGGGCGAACGACAATCTCGTCAGCACGGCGCCCGTCATCACGGTGATCCTGCTGCTGATGTGTGCGATGGCGATGATCACGCATGCCATCGGCGTGCATACCGTGCTCGGGGCCTTCGTCGCCGGCATCCTGGTCGGGGAGTCCCCGATCCTGACGCGGCAGATCGACGAGCGCCTGCGTGGGCTGATCTCCAGCTTCTTCATGCCGGTGTTCTTCGGGCTCGCCGGCCTTGCCGCGGATCTCTCGGTGCTGCGCGATCCCAATCTGCTGATGCTCACCGGCCTGCTGGTCGTGATCGCCAGCGTCGGCAAGTTCGGCGGCGCCTTTGTCGGCGGCACGCTGGGCGGCCTGACCAGACAGGAGTCGCTGGCGCTGGCGAGCGGCATGAATGCGCGCGGCTCGACCGAGGTGATCATCGCCACCATCGGCCTGTCCATCGGCGTGCTCAGCCAGAACCTGTTCACGATGATCGTCACCATGGCGATCGTGACCACGATGGCGATGCCGCCGATGCTGCGCGCGGCGCTGGCGCGGCTGCCGATGAACAAGGAGGAGAAGGAAAGGCTTGAGCGGGAGGAGTTCGAGAAGCGCGGCTTCGTCGCCAATCTCGAACGCCCGTTGCTGGCGGTGGACGAGAGCGTCAACGCCACCTTTGCCGCCCACATCGCGGGCCTGATCGCCGGCATGCGCGGCCTGCCGATTACCGTGCTGCATATCGGCAGAAACGCGAAGCAGCAGGAGAAGGGCCGCGACGCGGAGGAGAGTCACGAAGCCGTGGTGAAGAAGGCGGCCGAGACGGTGTCCGCCAACGCCGAAGACGACACCGGCAGCGTCGATATCGTCACGCGGGCGCGGCGCACGGAGCTTGGTGAGACCATCGCCGAGGAGGCGCGCAAGGGCTTCGACCTCATGGTTGTCGGCATCGACAAGGTCATCGCCGACAAGGACCGCTTCGACCGCAAGATCGACGACATTGCCGCGAAGTTCGAGGGACCGCTGGCGGTGGTCGCAGCAAAGGGCAAGCATTTGAAGCAGCCGAACCCCGACGCGCTCAATATTCTCGTTCCCGTCTCCGGCAGCGCCATCTCCAAGCGGGGCGCCGAGGTCGCGGTCGCGCTGGCGCAAGCGGGTTCAGGCTCGCTCCGGGTGATCTATGTCGCAACCACGCGCGACAAGGGCGCGCAGCGTGGCACCTCCCGCGGACTCGGCCAGGAGACCGGCATCCTCAAGGACGCCAGCGATCTCGCCGCCCGTTACGAGGTCGACATTACCACCACGCTGCGGGTGAACCGGGCACCGGAAGCCGCGATCCTGCGCGAGATCGAAACCACCGACGTCGATCTCGTCGTCATGGGCGTCGATCGCATCCAGGGCGATCATCTCTCCTTCGGCGGCGTCGCCGACGCCGTGCTGCGGCAGGCGAAAGTCTCGGTGCTGCTGGTGTCGAGCGGCGAGGCGCGGCAGGCGGGAGCGGAGAAGGGCTGA
- a CDS encoding efflux RND transporter periplasmic adaptor subunit, translated as MTSANPASSARRHRAWRHSGLALAAAASVVLLAGCEDKNTFVAPPPPKVDVATPVQRAVTRYIEATGNTAPVKSVDLVARVQGFLQSIDYQDGTFVKQGTQLFTIEPETYKLKLEQAQAAEAGAQASVRQTEADYKRQADLVQRQAVSQATLDTSTSNRDNAQANLQQAQANTRLAEVNYGYTKVTAPFDGVVSAHMVSIGELVGVSSPTQLATIVAMDPIYVNFTVNEQDVLRIRAEATRRGLTPANLKQFPIQIGLQTETGYPHEGHLDYVAPTLNQSTGTLAVRGLIPNDKRVLLPGYFARVRVPFDQEKSALLVPDTALGSDQGGRYLLVVNGDNVVEQRKVQIGPVDNGLRVIETGLKPEDRVVIAGLLRVIPGQKIDPQVTKIEQPQASNK; from the coding sequence ATGACCTCAGCAAATCCCGCATCTTCCGCAAGGCGACATCGCGCGTGGAGGCATTCCGGGCTGGCTCTGGCCGCAGCGGCGTCCGTGGTTTTGCTGGCCGGCTGCGAGGACAAGAACACCTTCGTGGCGCCGCCGCCACCTAAGGTGGACGTGGCAACGCCGGTGCAGCGCGCCGTGACGCGCTACATCGAGGCCACCGGCAACACCGCGCCGGTCAAGAGCGTCGACCTCGTCGCACGGGTGCAAGGCTTCCTGCAATCGATCGATTATCAGGACGGTACCTTCGTCAAGCAGGGCACCCAGCTGTTCACGATCGAGCCGGAGACCTACAAGCTCAAGCTGGAGCAGGCGCAGGCGGCCGAAGCCGGCGCGCAGGCCTCCGTCCGGCAGACGGAAGCCGATTACAAACGGCAGGCCGATCTGGTGCAACGCCAGGCGGTCTCGCAGGCCACGCTCGACACGTCGACTTCGAATCGCGACAACGCGCAAGCCAATCTGCAGCAGGCGCAGGCCAACACCAGGCTCGCCGAGGTCAATTACGGTTACACCAAGGTGACGGCGCCGTTCGACGGCGTCGTCAGCGCCCATATGGTCTCGATCGGTGAGCTCGTCGGCGTTTCCTCCCCGACCCAGCTCGCCACCATCGTCGCGATGGATCCGATCTACGTGAACTTCACCGTCAACGAGCAGGATGTCTTGCGCATCCGCGCCGAAGCGACCCGCCGGGGATTGACGCCGGCCAACCTCAAGCAGTTTCCGATCCAGATCGGCCTTCAGACCGAAACCGGCTATCCGCACGAGGGCCATCTCGACTACGTCGCGCCGACTCTCAATCAATCGACCGGCACGCTGGCGGTGCGCGGCCTCATCCCCAATGACAAGCGGGTGCTGCTGCCCGGCTATTTCGCCCGGGTCCGCGTGCCCTTCGACCAGGAGAAGAGCGCGCTCCTCGTCCCCGACACCGCGCTCGGCAGCGACCAAGGCGGCCGCTATCTGCTGGTGGTCAACGGCGACAACGTCGTCGAGCAGCGCAAGGTGCAGATCGGCCCGGTCGACAACGGACTGCGCGTCATCGAGACCGGCCTCAAGCCGGAGGACCGCGTCGTCATCGCCGGGCTGCTGCGGGTGATCCCGGGCCAGAAGATCGATCCGCAGGTGACGAAGATCGAGCAGCCGCAAGCCTCGAACAAGTAA